One Cucumis sativus cultivar 9930 chromosome 1, Cucumber_9930_V3, whole genome shotgun sequence DNA segment encodes these proteins:
- the LOC116402139 gene encoding putative uncharacterized protein DDB_G0268338: MRMRRRKQRMRRRQRVRRRRKSKCKSSKKKRKCKSRKKKSRRRKKSNKHNSHDNSHDNSHDNSHDNSHDNSHNNSHDNSHNNSHDNSHNKPKGKRDLFATVKIVHASTTVVAVKPINCPVSLDAIVLAIEIAKIPLHIYKV, translated from the coding sequence atgagaatgagaaGGAGGAAGCAGAGAATGAGGAGGAGGCAGAGAgtgaggaggaggagaaagaGCAAGTGCAAGTCCagcaagaagaagagaaagtgCAAGTccaggaagaagaaaagcaggaggaggaagaagtcCAACAAGCACAACAGCCACGACAACAGCCACGACAACAGCCACGACAACAGCCACGACAACAGCCACGACAACAGCCACAACAACAGCCACGACAACAGCCACAACAACAGCCACGACAACAGCCACAACAAGCCCAAGGGCAAGAGAGATCTGTTTGCAACTGTGAAAATAGTTCATGCAAGCACCACCGTTGTGGCTGTAAAACCAATCAACTGCCCTGTATCGCTGGATGCCATTGTACTGGCAATCGAAATTGCAAAAATCCCTTTACACATATATAAAGTGTAg